A window from Fervidicoccaceae archaeon encodes these proteins:
- a CDS encoding PfkB family carbohydrate kinase, whose translation MNGRKDFLHAAVGNINIDLTIHLSKLPDPDDAIKANSFSLGKGGGALNYSVAAARFGHHSRLVGVAGKLFFDLGFQEELRSEGVDISSIFLMRDELPGFSTIINVEGEQRRLITYRGANSSLSPAVAAKGILAEPIPNVVHFASVSPKLFKHTLDLLGIQREKMVISYDPGTETLGNEEEIRKTMELADIVFLNEKEAKRVIGTNTENYLREKIERENFILVLKKGSRGGSVITAGESFSREAPIIKPVDTTGAGDAFDAVFNGCYIERGRLGDCLELAVAAGSLKSLHSGSSSSPTRAEIEKFLKK comes from the coding sequence ATGAATGGAAGAAAAGACTTCCTGCATGCTGCTGTTGGAAACATCAATATTGATCTCACAATTCATCTGAGCAAGTTGCCTGATCCAGATGACGCTATCAAGGCTAATTCTTTTTCTCTAGGCAAGGGAGGAGGGGCGCTTAATTATTCTGTTGCAGCAGCTAGATTTGGGCATCATTCGAGGCTAGTCGGTGTAGCAGGTAAGCTATTTTTTGACCTAGGTTTTCAGGAAGAGCTCAGATCTGAGGGGGTCGACATCTCCTCAATTTTTCTCATGAGGGATGAGCTTCCAGGCTTTTCTACCATAATAAATGTAGAAGGGGAGCAAAGAAGGCTTATAACTTACAGGGGAGCAAATTCATCTCTCTCTCCAGCAGTAGCAGCGAAAGGCATATTGGCAGAGCCAATCCCCAACGTGGTCCATTTTGCTAGCGTCTCTCCCAAATTGTTCAAACATACCCTAGACCTTCTGGGAATCCAGAGGGAGAAAATGGTAATATCATATGATCCAGGAACAGAAACTTTGGGGAACGAAGAGGAAATAAGAAAAACAATGGAATTAGCAGATATAGTTTTTCTAAATGAAAAGGAGGCAAAGCGCGTAATAGGAACAAATACAGAAAATTACTTGAGAGAAAAAATTGAAAGGGAGAATTTTATATTGGTCCTGAAGAAGGGCTCAAGAGGCGGCTCCGTAATAACTGCTGGAGAATCCTTTTCAAGAGAAGCCCCTATTATTAAACCTGTAGATACCACTGGAGCAGGAGACGCATTTGATGCTGTCTTCAATGGGTGCTATATCGAAAGAGGAAGACTGGGAGACTGTCTAGAGCTAGCAGTTGCCGCTGGAAGCTTGAAATCCCTTCACTCAGGTTCGTCATCATCTCCAACAAGAGCTGAAATAGAGAAATTTTTGAAGAAATGA
- the udp gene encoding uridine phosphorylase yields MRLSGGRADSPTVSNRMYHISVAPGEISRYVLLPGDPARADKIAQTWDESRLIARHREYTTYTGKYKGIQISVTSTGIGAPSTAIAVEELLRVGADTFIRVGTTGAIQPYIETGDLIITTAAVRLEGTSKQYVIPEYPASASPEVVLALVEAAEALGIKYWVGITASTDSFYLGQSRPGYKGYFPSFAKNIIEDMRMANVLNFEMESSTILTLSNIYGARGGAVCAAIAQRATNEFTPGKGIDSAIRVANEAIKILSEWDEIKKQKGKRMFFPSILK; encoded by the coding sequence ATGCGCTTGAGCGGAGGGAGAGCTGATTCTCCAACGGTTAGTAACAGGATGTATCACATATCTGTCGCCCCAGGTGAGATCTCAAGATATGTTCTTCTCCCAGGAGACCCTGCTAGAGCTGACAAGATTGCTCAAACATGGGATGAGAGCAGATTGATAGCTAGACACAGAGAATATACAACATACACGGGAAAGTATAAAGGCATACAGATTTCCGTTACATCAACTGGAATAGGAGCTCCTAGCACAGCTATTGCCGTGGAAGAGCTATTGAGAGTTGGTGCTGATACATTCATAAGAGTTGGCACAACAGGAGCAATCCAACCTTATATTGAGACAGGAGATCTAATTATCACAACAGCTGCTGTGAGGCTCGAAGGGACCAGCAAGCAATATGTAATACCTGAATATCCAGCATCAGCCAGCCCAGAAGTAGTCCTAGCCTTAGTGGAGGCTGCTGAAGCTCTAGGGATCAAATACTGGGTGGGGATTACAGCTTCAACAGACAGCTTTTATCTCGGACAGAGCAGGCCAGGCTATAAAGGATATTTCCCCTCCTTTGCTAAAAACATAATTGAAGATATGAGAATGGCAAATGTTTTGAACTTCGAAATGGAATCCTCAACAATCTTGACGCTTTCTAACATCTATGGAGCAAGAGGAGGAGCTGTCTGTGCTGCTATTGCGCAGAGGGCAACGAATGAATTTACTCCCGGAAAAGGAATCGACAGTGCCATAAGAGTCGCTAACGAAGCTATTAAGATTCTCAGCGAATGGGATGAAATTAAGAAGCAAAAGGGAAAGAGAATGTTCTTTCCATCAATACTGAAGTGA
- a CDS encoding AMP phosphorylase yields the protein MRIRLVDLSFVSNVALIHQEDAKSLGIDIESRLLIKQNGAAIMAFSPMITSELVARGEIGIPRETAKILKLGDGEEVLVEGVNASESISILQRKMNGKKLEAAEIRKLIFDMVTGVLDDSAIAEFVTLQSTVGMDDDETYELIRAMVETGSSITFPFPVYDEHSIGGVPGNSKVAMLAVPTAVSLGLKVPKTSSRAITSPSGTADTMEALANVTLTTEEIKRALEKAGGTIAWTGQLNLAPADDIMVRVERRLLLDPPSQVVASILSKKVSLGITGLVVDLPVGNGAKLQTEREAENLASIFVRQGGKFNMNVKALITFGGEPIGYTIGPNLEAMEALTALIKREASPSLMDKAMHIAGAIYELAGKANVGEGESYAREAFVSGKSYEAFKKIVECQGGDPNKKPEDIPLGDYKETIYSKKSGAVTFIDNRAFTIIARLAGAPLDKSAGVKLYVKIGNRVRAGDPLYTIYSSSSKRLSDALAFANSVKEMEIGTMLLKVFP from the coding sequence ATGAGAATCAGACTAGTGGATCTCTCATTTGTTAGCAATGTTGCTCTGATTCATCAAGAGGATGCTAAATCTCTCGGCATTGATATTGAATCTAGATTGCTCATAAAGCAGAATGGAGCAGCCATAATGGCATTCTCTCCAATGATAACTTCGGAGCTTGTAGCAAGAGGAGAGATAGGGATACCTAGGGAAACAGCTAAAATCCTCAAGTTGGGGGATGGAGAAGAGGTTCTTGTAGAAGGGGTTAACGCATCGGAAAGCATCTCAATTCTCCAAAGAAAGATGAACGGAAAGAAGCTCGAAGCTGCCGAAATCAGAAAGCTCATATTCGACATGGTAACTGGAGTGCTCGACGATTCAGCGATAGCCGAATTTGTGACGCTCCAATCAACTGTTGGAATGGATGATGATGAAACATATGAGCTCATAAGGGCTATGGTGGAAACAGGGAGCAGCATTACCTTTCCCTTTCCTGTGTATGACGAACACAGCATAGGGGGTGTCCCGGGGAACAGCAAAGTAGCCATGTTGGCAGTTCCAACAGCAGTTTCCCTTGGCCTCAAAGTTCCAAAAACAAGCAGCAGGGCAATCACTTCTCCGAGCGGTACAGCAGATACTATGGAAGCACTTGCGAACGTCACACTCACTACGGAGGAAATAAAAAGGGCTCTGGAAAAAGCTGGTGGAACTATTGCTTGGACTGGACAGCTAAATTTGGCCCCAGCTGATGATATAATGGTTAGGGTTGAGAGAAGGCTCCTCCTTGATCCTCCTTCCCAGGTTGTTGCCAGCATCCTCTCAAAGAAAGTCTCTCTGGGAATAACGGGACTCGTTGTAGACCTTCCAGTGGGAAATGGAGCTAAGCTTCAAACAGAGAGGGAGGCTGAAAATCTTGCTTCCATTTTTGTTCGTCAAGGAGGAAAATTCAACATGAATGTGAAGGCTCTGATTACTTTTGGAGGAGAGCCTATTGGATATACAATTGGTCCAAATCTCGAAGCTATGGAAGCTCTAACAGCTTTAATAAAGAGAGAGGCATCTCCCAGTCTAATGGATAAAGCTATGCATATAGCAGGAGCAATTTACGAGCTTGCGGGAAAAGCCAATGTCGGTGAGGGAGAGAGCTATGCTAGGGAAGCTTTTGTATCTGGAAAGTCATATGAAGCTTTCAAGAAGATCGTTGAGTGCCAGGGTGGGGATCCGAACAAAAAACCCGAAGATATACCTCTTGGAGATTACAAAGAAACAATTTATTCAAAGAAAAGCGGAGCGGTGACTTTCATAGATAACCGCGCCTTCACAATAATTGCGAGGCTTGCTGGTGCTCCCCTTGATAAATCCGCTGGTGTGAAACTCTACGTGAAAATAGGGAACAGAGTTAGGGCAGGGGATCCCCTTTACACTATCTACTCCTCATCCTCAAAGAGGCTATCCGATGCTCTCGCTTTTGCGAATAGTGTTAAGGAAATGGAAATTGGAACAATGCTCCTGAAAGTCTTTCCCTAA
- a CDS encoding YkgJ family cysteine cluster protein, which yields MGKLRIVGIGEKIKFECIRCDLCCGTGPNVSLTIYDAVRLAKKVDVNIEDFLRTYVKVIVADMMPVMLLQGDAKGRCVFLGFDRNEKTFCKVYDSRPMKCRLYPVILFKLSLDKVAIDEECPGVNRDGDRQIDKNEAEIYMEELKKHYSILHRLIVEEGREPLEALNRALKIAIAELSEKAGENLL from the coding sequence TTGGGTAAGCTAAGGATAGTAGGAATTGGAGAAAAAATCAAGTTTGAATGCATTCGCTGCGATCTCTGCTGCGGGACAGGTCCAAATGTTTCGTTAACAATCTATGATGCTGTTAGGTTAGCAAAGAAAGTTGACGTGAATATTGAGGACTTTTTGAGAACATATGTGAAAGTTATTGTCGCTGATATGATGCCTGTCATGCTTCTCCAGGGGGATGCAAAGGGAAGATGCGTCTTTTTAGGATTCGACAGAAATGAAAAAACTTTTTGCAAGGTATATGATAGCCGTCCAATGAAGTGCAGGCTTTATCCTGTGATTCTGTTCAAGCTCTCGTTGGACAAGGTTGCTATAGACGAAGAATGTCCCGGTGTAAATAGAGATGGAGATAGGCAAATCGATAAAAACGAAGCAGAAATCTACATGGAGGAGCTGAAAAAGCACTATAGCATTCTCCACAGGCTGATAGTTGAAGAGGGCAGAGAGCCTCTTGAGGCTCTTAATAGAGCTCTTAAAATTGCCATTGCTGAACTCAGTGAAAAAGCAGGAGAAAACCTTTTATAA